One Paraburkholderia phytofirmans OLGA172 genomic window carries:
- the nagA gene encoding N-acetylglucosamine-6-phosphate deacetylase codes for MLTGNILTTDGWIHGTLEYENGRITALTGERSDPSKNDAPYILPGFIDLHVHGGGGADVMESGDAIETITRTHARYGTTSLLATTMTAPRDELMSVVAGLGNNARIRTPGGARVLGVHLEGPYINPGKLGAQPDAAVSAVMDEVLKYLSIAPIRVVTLAPEIAGHMEIISEMAARGVRVQLGHSLGTYDDAVAALKHGACGFTHLFNAMSPLHHRNPGLVGAALAHAEFAEIIPDLLHVHPGAIRAALRAIPRLYVVTDSTSATGMPDGEYRLGSQHVTKCLGGVRLADGTLAGSTLTMDQALRNLVSIGLPIADVSNRLSRYAADYLGIEDRGRIARGAWADVVVFDRELALTATYVEGEAIVEYA; via the coding sequence ATGCTGACCGGAAACATACTCACCACCGACGGGTGGATTCACGGCACGCTCGAATACGAAAACGGCCGCATCACGGCGCTGACCGGCGAACGCAGCGATCCGTCGAAGAACGACGCGCCGTACATCCTGCCTGGCTTTATCGATCTGCACGTGCATGGCGGCGGCGGCGCCGACGTGATGGAAAGCGGCGACGCGATCGAAACCATTACCCGCACGCATGCGCGTTACGGTACGACTAGCCTGCTCGCCACCACGATGACCGCGCCGCGCGACGAGCTGATGAGTGTCGTCGCAGGGCTGGGCAACAACGCGCGCATTCGCACGCCAGGCGGTGCGCGCGTGCTCGGCGTCCATCTGGAAGGTCCGTACATCAACCCCGGTAAGCTCGGCGCGCAGCCCGACGCCGCCGTTTCGGCGGTGATGGACGAAGTGCTGAAATATCTGTCGATCGCGCCGATTCGCGTGGTCACGCTGGCGCCGGAAATCGCCGGCCATATGGAGATCATCTCCGAGATGGCGGCGCGCGGCGTGCGTGTGCAGCTCGGCCATTCGCTCGGCACTTACGACGACGCCGTCGCCGCGCTCAAGCATGGCGCCTGCGGCTTCACGCATCTGTTCAACGCGATGTCGCCGCTGCATCACCGCAATCCCGGTCTTGTCGGCGCCGCGCTCGCGCACGCCGAATTCGCCGAAATCATTCCCGACCTGCTGCACGTTCATCCGGGCGCAATCCGCGCCGCGTTGCGCGCGATTCCGCGTCTCTACGTCGTGACGGACAGCACCTCGGCTACCGGCATGCCCGACGGCGAATACCGCCTCGGCAGCCAGCACGTGACGAAGTGCCTCGGCGGCGTGCGTCTTGCCGACGGCACGCTCGCCGGCAGCACCCTGACGATGGATCAGGCGCTGCGCAATCTCGTCTCGATCGGCTTGCCGATCGCCGATGTTTCAAACCGTTTGTCGCGCTACGCCGCCGACTACCTAGGCATCGAAGACCGCGGCCGCATTGCGCGCGGCGCGTGGGCCGATGTGGTCGTGTTCGATCGTGAACTGGCGTTGACCGCGACATACGTCGAAGGAGAAGCAATTGTCGAATATGCTTAA
- a CDS encoding GntR family transcriptional regulator, which yields METRWSALMPDARNVTPLYLQLARNLATAIHCGVWSAGEALPSERTLSDAIGVSRITARKAIALLVEQGLIRRARGAGSFITPRVEDPLSRLTGFTKKMQQRGFRPDSVWLERDIRAANRDELVHLGLSPGAVVTSLRRLRRADGIVMAVEHSALPAAIVPDPQAIGVSLYSYLEQHGAAVVRALQHFRAVNASSEIASLMDIEPRSALLVITRIGYSADQRAIELTDTYCRDDYYDFVAELRT from the coding sequence ATGGAAACTCGCTGGTCCGCACTGATGCCCGACGCTCGCAACGTCACGCCGCTCTATCTGCAGCTTGCGCGCAATCTGGCGACGGCGATCCACTGCGGCGTGTGGTCGGCGGGTGAAGCACTGCCTTCGGAGCGCACGCTCTCGGATGCGATCGGCGTGTCGCGCATCACCGCGCGCAAGGCGATCGCGCTGCTGGTCGAGCAAGGCCTGATCCGGCGGGCGCGGGGCGCGGGCAGCTTCATTACGCCGCGCGTCGAAGATCCGTTGTCGCGGCTCACTGGCTTCACGAAGAAGATGCAGCAACGCGGCTTCCGGCCGGATTCGGTGTGGCTCGAGCGCGATATCCGCGCTGCCAACCGTGATGAGCTGGTCCACCTCGGCCTGTCACCCGGCGCGGTGGTGACGAGTCTGCGGCGCCTGCGGCGCGCGGACGGCATCGTCATGGCGGTCGAGCATTCGGCGCTGCCCGCGGCGATCGTGCCCGATCCGCAGGCCATCGGCGTCTCGCTTTACAGCTATCTCGAACAACATGGCGCGGCCGTCGTGCGCGCCTTGCAGCACTTTCGCGCGGTCAATGCTTCGAGCGAGATCGCCTCGTTGATGGACATCGAACCGCGCTCGGCGCTGCTAGTCATTACCCGAATCGGGTATAGCGCGGACCAGCGTGCGATCGAACTGACCGATACCTATTGCCGCGACGATTACTACGATTTTGTCGCTGAATTGCGCACCTGA
- a CDS encoding SIS domain-containing protein has product MLNEALASAETVAAQLAEPSRVEALAAKLARQPRHVALTVARGSSDHAASYFASLTMSRLGLPVASLPMSVATLQQAPLQVRDQLALAFSQSGKSPDLVGTMEALRRAGALTVAAVNAPSSPLADACEFHLPLMAGPELSVAATKSYIAMLSISAQLVAHWQKDDALLGALNTLPDALQAAGKLDWSNAVDELRGIERMIVIGRGLGLAIAQEAALKLKETSGIQAEAFSSAEVRHGPMELIDRDYPLLVFAPRGPEQAGLLQLARDMQARGARVLLAAPADVPEATLPLATTAHAALDPIAAILSFYVMAAGLAAARGRNPDSPRHLNKVTETH; this is encoded by the coding sequence ATGCTTAACGAGGCGCTGGCGTCCGCTGAAACGGTCGCCGCGCAACTCGCGGAACCCTCGCGCGTCGAGGCGCTGGCGGCTAAGCTCGCCAGGCAACCGCGCCATGTCGCGCTGACGGTCGCGCGTGGCAGCTCGGATCACGCAGCGAGTTACTTCGCAAGCCTGACGATGAGCCGCCTCGGCCTGCCGGTCGCCTCGCTGCCGATGTCGGTTGCGACGCTCCAGCAAGCGCCGCTGCAGGTGCGCGATCAGCTTGCGCTGGCGTTCTCGCAATCGGGTAAGAGCCCGGATCTGGTCGGCACGATGGAAGCGTTGCGCCGGGCCGGCGCGTTGACCGTGGCCGCCGTGAATGCGCCGAGCTCGCCGCTGGCCGACGCTTGCGAATTTCACCTGCCGCTCATGGCCGGTCCGGAACTGAGCGTCGCGGCGACCAAGAGTTACATCGCCATGCTGTCGATCTCCGCGCAACTGGTCGCGCACTGGCAGAAGGACGACGCGCTGCTCGGCGCGCTGAACACGCTGCCCGACGCACTGCAAGCCGCTGGCAAGCTCGACTGGTCGAACGCGGTGGATGAACTGCGTGGCATCGAACGCATGATTGTGATCGGCCGCGGTCTGGGTCTCGCGATCGCGCAGGAAGCCGCGCTGAAATTGAAAGAGACCTCCGGCATTCAGGCGGAAGCGTTTTCGAGCGCGGAAGTGCGGCACGGTCCGATGGAACTGATCGACCGCGACTATCCGCTGTTGGTCTTCGCACCGCGCGGTCCCGAGCAAGCCGGCTTGCTGCAACTCGCGCGCGACATGCAGGCGCGCGGCGCCCGCGTGCTGCTCGCCGCACCGGCCGACGTGCCGGAAGCGACGCTGCCGCTCGCTACCACCGCTCATGCGGCGCTCGACCCGATCGCCGCGATCCTGTCCTTTTACGTGATGGCAGCCGGCCTTGCCGCCGCGCGCGGGCGCAATCCTGATTCGCCACGCCATCTCAACAAAGTCACCGAAACTCACTGA